Proteins from a single region of Hordeum vulgare subsp. vulgare chromosome 6H, MorexV3_pseudomolecules_assembly, whole genome shotgun sequence:
- the LOC123401915 gene encoding endoglucanase 6, whose amino-acid sequence MGLSSALVLALLLLPAVASAGHHDYGDALHKSILFFEGQRSGRLPPDQRLRWRRDSGLHDGAAAGVDLTGGYYDAGDNVKFGFPMAFTATLMSWGLIDFGRSFGPHKEEARKAVRWATDYFMKATAKPNTVYVQVGDAFKDHSCWERPEDMDTPRTVYKVDPSHPGSDVAAETAAALAAGSIVFRDADPVYSQRLLDRAMAVFKFADRYRGAYSSSLHAAVCPCYCDFDGYQDELLWAAAWLHKASRRREYRQYIKKNEVVLGASDSINEFGWDNKHAGINVLISKEVLMGKDEYFQSFRVNANNFMCTLLPGISDHPQIQYSPGGLLFKVGGSNMQHVTSLSFLILAYSNYLSHAGAHVSCGGGGRTAPPTKLRQVAKRQVDYILGDNPLRMSYMVGYGPRFPRRIHHRGSSIPSVAAHPARIGCKAGAAYYATAAPNPNLLVGAVVGGPTDATDAFPDARAVFQQSEPTTYINAPLMGLLAYFSAHPNPAEWADD is encoded by the exons ATGGGGCTGTCGTCTGCGCTTGTGCTGGCGCTGCTGCTCTTGCCGGCGGTGGCGTCGGCCGGGCATCACGACTACGGCGACGCCCTCCACAAGAGCATTCTCTTCTTCGAGGGTCAGCGATCCGGCAGGCTTCCGCCCGACCAGCGCCTTCGCTGGCGCCGCGACTCCGGCCTACACGACGGCGCCGCCGCCGGC GTGGACCTGACGGGAGGGTACTACGACGCCGGCGACAACGTGAAGTTCGGGTTCCCGATGGCGTTCACGGCGACGCTCATGTCGTGGGGGCTGATCGACTTCGGCCGCAGCTTCGGGCCGCACAAGGAGGAGGCGAGGAAGGCGGTGCGGTGGGCGACGGACTACTTCATGAAGGCCACGGCCAAGCCCAACACGGTGTACGTGCAGGTGGGCGACGCCTTCAAGGACCACTCCTGCTGGGAGCGGCCCGAGGACATGGACACCCCGCGCACCGTCTACAAGGTCGACCCCTCCCACCCGGGCTCCGACGTCGCCGCCGagaccgccgccgccctcgccgccggcTCCATCGTCTTCCGCGACGCCGACCCCGTCTACTCCCAGCGCCTCCTCGACCGCGCCATGGCC GTGTTCAAGTTCGCGGACAGGTACCGGGGCGCCTACAGCAGCAGCCTGCACGCGGCGGTGTGCCCCTGCTACTGCGACTTCGACGGGTACCAGGACGAGCTGCTGTGGGCGGCGGCGTGGCTGCACAAGGCGTCGCGGAGGAGGGAGTACCGGCAGTACATCAAGAAGAACGAGGTGGTGCTCGGCGCCAGCGACTCCATCAACGAGTTCGGCTGGGACAACAAGCACGCCGGCATCAACGTCCTCATCTCCAAG GAGGTCCTAATGGGGAAGGACGAGTACTTCCAGTCCTTCCGCGTCAACGCCAACAACTTCATGTGCACCCTCCTCCCCGGCATCTCCGACCACCCCCAGATCCAGTACTCCCCAG GCGGGCTGCTGTTCAAGGTCGGGGGCAGCAACATGCAGCACGTGACGTCGCTCTCCTTCCTCATCCTGGCCTACTCCAACTACCTGAGCCACGCGGGCGCGCACGTCtcctgcggcggcggcgggcggacgGCGCCGCCGACGAAGCTCCGGCAGGTGGCCAAGCGGCAGGTGGACTACATCCTCGGGGACAACCCGCTGCGCATGTCCTACATGGTCGGCTACGGCCCGCGGTTCCCGCGCCGGATCCACCACCGCGGCAGCTCCATCCCGTCGGTGGCGGCGCACCCGGCGAGGATCGGGTGCAAGGCCGGGGCGGCGTACTATGCGACCGCGGCGCCCAACCCGAACCTGCTGGTGGGCGCCGTCGTCGGCGGGCCGACCGACGCCACCGACGCTTTCCCCGACGCGCGCGCCGTATTCCAGCAGTCCGAGCCCACCACGTACATCAACGCGCCTCTCATGGGCCTCCTCGCCTACTTCTCAGCCCACCCCAACCCCGCCGAGTGGGCCGACGACTAA
- the LOC123401916 gene encoding uncharacterized protein At3g17950-like, producing MDNDAGVIPSSPSADTSSSSSDIDTESTCSFFRDRSTTLGTLMGVSLADGEDRPPETQQATDEQERPRAPAPGEEGWTWRRRWRPRRGASWWRLCRDDVGGTTSLAHFLHMERQLSGDGGEVTVPLFENGRVLPSSSATAAAVVEDQRVKWKLRRSAQGSLSLARLPVLLTGICSGGA from the exons ATGGATAACGACGCCGGCGTGATCCCATCCTCGCCCTCCGCCGacacttcctcctcctcctccgacatcgACACCGAG TCCACATGCTCGTTCTTCCGGGACCGGAGCACGACGCTGGGGACGCTCATGGGCGTGTCCCTGGCCGACGGGGAGGACCGGCCCCCGGAGACGCAGCAGGCGACGGACGAGCAGGAGAGGCCCCGCGCGCcggcgccgggggaggagggctgGACGTGGCGTCGGAGGTGGAGGCCGCGGCGCGGCGCCAGCTGGTGGCGGCTGTGCAGGGACGACGTCGGCGGCACGACATCGCTGGCCCACTTCCTGCACATGGAGAGGCAGCTCTCCGGCGACGGCGGGGAGGTGACGGTGCCGCTGTTCGAGAACGGGAGGGTGCTGCCGTCGTCGTCCGCGACGGCTGCCGCGGTCGTGGAGGATCAGAGGGTCAAGTGGAAGCTGCGGAGGTCCGCCCAGGGGTCTTTATCGCTGGCCAGGCTGCCGGTGCTGCTCACCGGCATCTGCAGCGGCGGAGCCTGA